In Amblyraja radiata isolate CabotCenter1 chromosome 38, sAmbRad1.1.pri, whole genome shotgun sequence, a genomic segment contains:
- the LOC116966909 gene encoding zinc finger BED domain-containing protein 1-like isoform X4, giving the protein MSCSLRENGSYYYMDASDETKANWMRYVACASSEEEHNMTVFQYRGKIYYRACQTIAAGNELLVWIGEEYARTLGLKLGEHFKYEFGEKELLMKLFQDLQTKVPKEMSSHKKAQGQRNCRDFVASIIQTHESSLRREVPGGALREGTRNNLVSLGRAQSRYWTFFGFQGDTLGRILDKTKIICKLCGVRLSYSGNTTNLRQHLIYKHRQEYNQLVGVTPATQKETQDHPARTPMVMTTPVGRTTRAISDFIVTDLLPLRTIEGEGFVQMMSVLEPTYKIPTVAFFAQTVLRDMYAQAKLRVMDSMKSQRHCTVSIDLWKHEQSRSYVTVSAHQVDSAFDLRNYVLSTRAVGEEGAAEKVRAALLDVANEWSIGERTWLSVMASNVDVRMAVTKLGWKTLPCIGHALQNCVDSALQQPPILRTLARCKRLMENVSSFPALSDKVGSSEVLHKFQSKTFPAGSVKWFSTYDLLQNLQDHRSFLDGVSQELQGEGLGLRDEDWQVVQEITGILKPLAIATSTLTKERFSSLSLVKPVVTSLIYKHLATNEGDSELAHDIKQAIRTDLDQWYADREVNRVLNLACALDPRFRGLDFLSQVEKVETFHALRQETAQLARLQPQPGDPEMSSCGPEPAKRPRPDSGIEFLLGDLCNVRSASVNSVNQQAEQEISGFQTSEAAALCQDPLQWWKAHHTQYPLLATAARKLLAVPATAVPGTWIFTQAGQDVYGKRSDLAPEHVDMLVFMHGNHTSA; this is encoded by the exons ATGAGCTGCTCT TTACGAGAAAATGGATCCTATTATTACATGGACGCTTCCGATGAGACAAAAGCCAACTGGATGAG ATACGTGGCCTGTGCGTCTAGTGAAGAGGAACATAATATGACGGTGTTCCAGTATCGTGGCAAAATCTACTACCGTGCCTGCCAGACCATCGCCGCTGGCAATGAGCTCCTGGTGTGGATCGGTGAGGAATACGCCAGGACCTTGGGGCTGAAGTTGG GTGAACATTTTAAGTATGAGTTTGGAGAGAAAGAGCTGCTTATGAAGTTGTTTCAGGACCTCCAAACCAAGGTTCCCAAAGAGATGTCAAGCCACAAGAAAGCCCAAGGGCAGCGTAACTGCAGGGACTTTGTGGCCTCCATCATCCAAACCCACGAGAGCAGCCTGAGGCGAGAGGTCCCTGGCGGAGCTCTGCGGGAGGGCACGCGGAACAACCTGGTCAGCCTGGGCCGAGCGCAGAGCCGTTACTGGACCTTCTTCGGTTTCCAGGGAGACACCTTGGGCCGCATCTTGGACAAGACCAAGATCATCTGCAAGCTGTGCGGGGTGAGGTTGTCATACAGTGGCAACACCACCAACTTGAGGCAGCACCTGATCTACAAGCACAGGCAAGAGTACAACCAGCTGGTGGGTGTGACGCCCGCAACGCAGAAGGAGACCCAGGACCACCCGGCCAGGACCCCCATGGTGATGACCACCCCTGTCGGGAGAACCACCAGGGCCATCTCAGATTTCATTGTGACCGACCTTCTGCCGCTGAGGACCATCGAGGGGGAGGGTTTTGTCCAGATGATGAGCGTGTTGGAGCCCACCTACAAGATCCCCACCGTGGCCTTCTTTGCCCAGACAGTGCTCCGGGACATGTACGCCCAGGCCAAGCTGAGGGTGATGGACTCCATGAAGTCGCAGAGGCACTGCACAGTCAGCATTGACCTGTGGAAGCACGAGCAGTCTCGCTCCTACGTCACGGTCAGTGCCCACCAGGTGGACAGCGCCTTTGACCTCAGGAACTACGTGCTGTCCACCCGCGCGGTGGGCGAGGAGGGCGCGGCGGAGAAGGTCCGTGCGGCGCTGCTGGATGTGGCCAACGAGTGGAGCATCGGGGAGCGCACCTGGCTCTCCGTCATGGCCAGCAACGTGGACGTCAGGATGGCGGTCACCAAACTGGGCTGGAAGACCCTGCCGTGTATCGGGCACGCTCTGCAGAACTGCGTGGACTCGGCGCTCCAGCAACCACCCATCCTGCGCACGCTGGCCCGCTGCAAGAGGCTGATGGAGAACGTGTCCTCCTTCCCGGCTCTGAGCGACAAGGTGGGCTCCAGCGAGGTCCTCCACAAGTTCCAGTCCAAGACGTTTCCCGCGGGCAGTGTGAAGTGGTTCAGCACCTACGATCTGCTGCAGAACCTTCAGGACCATCGTTCATTCCTGGATGGTGTGAGCCAAGAGCTCCAGGGTGAGGGGTTGGGTCTGAGAGACGAGGACTGGCAGGTGGTCCAGGAGATCACGGGCATCCTGAAGCCCCTGGCCATCGCCACGTCCACCTTGACCAAGGAACGTTTCTCCAGCCTGTCGCTGGTGAAGCCGGTGGTGACCAGCCTGATCTACAAGCACCTGGCCACTAACGAGGGCGACTCGGAACTGGCCCACGACATCAAGCAGGCCATCCGCACCGACCTTGACCAGTGGTACGCTGACCGCGAGGTCAACCGCGTGCTCAACCTGGCCTGCGCTCTGGACCCGCGCTTCCGCGGCTTGGACTTCCTCAGTCAGGTAGAGAAGGTGGAGACCTTCCATGCCCTGAGGCAGGAGACCGCTCAGCTGGCCAGACTCCAGCCGCAACCGGGTGACCCCGAGATGTCCAGCTGCGGCCCCGAGCCGGCCAAGAGGCCCCGGCCGGACTCTGGCATCGAGTTCCTGCTGGGCGACCTGTGCAATGTGAGGAGCGCCTCGGTCAACTCGGTCAACCAGCAAGCGGAGCAGGAGATCAGCGGCTTCCAGACCAGCGAAGCGGCCGCACTCTGCCAGGACCCCCTGCAGTGGTGGAAGGCCCACCACACCCAGTACCCGCTCCTCGCCACTGCCGCGCGCAAGCTGCTGGCCGTGCCCGCCACCGCCGTGCCCGGCACGTGGATCTTCACCCAAGCCGGCCAGGACGTCTACGGCAAGCGCTCAGACCTGGCGCCGGAACACGTGGACATGCTGGTGTTTATGCACGGAAACCACACATCAGCTTAA
- the LOC116966909 gene encoding zinc finger BED domain-containing protein 1-like isoform X3, which translates to MSCSVICEECRLYFRDSCPHHGAPTFVPDRMVLVCEPSRALRTLPEGLAVKERPQGGLGVWCTVTVVPRGCIFGPFDGDVLTDRNDCTVYSWALRENGSYYYMDASDETKANWMRYVACASSEEEHNMTVFQYRGKIYYRACQTIAAGNELLVWIGEEYARTLGLKLGEHFKYEFGEKELLMKLFQDLQTKVPKEMSSHKKAQGQRNCRDFVASIIQTHESSLRREVPGGALREGTRNNLVSLGRAQSRYWTFFGFQGDTLGRILDKTKIICKLCGVRLSYSGNTTNLRQHLIYKHRQEYNQLVGVTPATQKETQDHPARTPMVMTTPVGRTTRAISDFIVTDLLPLRTIEGEGFVQMMSVLEPTYKIPTVAFFAQTVLRDMYAQAKLRVMDSMKSQRHCTVSIDLWKHEQSRSYVTVSAHQVDSAFDLRNYVLSTRAVGEEGAAEKVRAALLDVANEWSIGERTWLSVMASNVDVRMAVTKLGWKTLPCIGHALQNCVDSALQQPPILRTLARCKRLMENVSSFPALSDKVGSSEVLHKFQSKTFPAGSVKWFSTYDLLQNLQDHRSFLDGVSQELQGEGLGLRDEDWQVVQEITGILKPLAIATSTLTKERFSSLSLVKPVVTSLIYKHLATNEGDSELAHDIKQAIRTDLDQWYADREVNRVLNLACALDPRFRGLDFLSQVEKVETFHALRQETAQLARLQPQPGDPEMSSCGPEPAKRPRPDSGIEFLLGDLCNVRSASVNSVNQQAEQEISGFQTSEAAALCQDPLQWWKAHHTQYPLLATAARKLLAVPATAVPGTWIFTQAGQDVYGKRSDLAPEHVDMLVFMHGNHTSA; encoded by the exons ATGAGCTGCTCTGTAA TCTGTGAAGAATGCCGGCTCTACTTCCGGGACTCGTGCCCACACCACGGAGCGCCCACGTTCGTGCCGGACAGGATGGTCCTGGTGTGCGAGCCGTCCCGAGCCCTGCGTACACTGCCCGAGGGGCTGGCGGTCAAGGAGCGGCCGCAGGGCGGTCTCGGCGTCTGGTGCACGGTCACTGTCGTCCCGCGTGGCTGCATTTTCGGCCCGTTCGATGGAGACGTGCTGACAGACAGGAACGACTGCACGGTGTACTCCTGGGCG TTACGAGAAAATGGATCCTATTATTACATGGACGCTTCCGATGAGACAAAAGCCAACTGGATGAG ATACGTGGCCTGTGCGTCTAGTGAAGAGGAACATAATATGACGGTGTTCCAGTATCGTGGCAAAATCTACTACCGTGCCTGCCAGACCATCGCCGCTGGCAATGAGCTCCTGGTGTGGATCGGTGAGGAATACGCCAGGACCTTGGGGCTGAAGTTGG GTGAACATTTTAAGTATGAGTTTGGAGAGAAAGAGCTGCTTATGAAGTTGTTTCAGGACCTCCAAACCAAGGTTCCCAAAGAGATGTCAAGCCACAAGAAAGCCCAAGGGCAGCGTAACTGCAGGGACTTTGTGGCCTCCATCATCCAAACCCACGAGAGCAGCCTGAGGCGAGAGGTCCCTGGCGGAGCTCTGCGGGAGGGCACGCGGAACAACCTGGTCAGCCTGGGCCGAGCGCAGAGCCGTTACTGGACCTTCTTCGGTTTCCAGGGAGACACCTTGGGCCGCATCTTGGACAAGACCAAGATCATCTGCAAGCTGTGCGGGGTGAGGTTGTCATACAGTGGCAACACCACCAACTTGAGGCAGCACCTGATCTACAAGCACAGGCAAGAGTACAACCAGCTGGTGGGTGTGACGCCCGCAACGCAGAAGGAGACCCAGGACCACCCGGCCAGGACCCCCATGGTGATGACCACCCCTGTCGGGAGAACCACCAGGGCCATCTCAGATTTCATTGTGACCGACCTTCTGCCGCTGAGGACCATCGAGGGGGAGGGTTTTGTCCAGATGATGAGCGTGTTGGAGCCCACCTACAAGATCCCCACCGTGGCCTTCTTTGCCCAGACAGTGCTCCGGGACATGTACGCCCAGGCCAAGCTGAGGGTGATGGACTCCATGAAGTCGCAGAGGCACTGCACAGTCAGCATTGACCTGTGGAAGCACGAGCAGTCTCGCTCCTACGTCACGGTCAGTGCCCACCAGGTGGACAGCGCCTTTGACCTCAGGAACTACGTGCTGTCCACCCGCGCGGTGGGCGAGGAGGGCGCGGCGGAGAAGGTCCGTGCGGCGCTGCTGGATGTGGCCAACGAGTGGAGCATCGGGGAGCGCACCTGGCTCTCCGTCATGGCCAGCAACGTGGACGTCAGGATGGCGGTCACCAAACTGGGCTGGAAGACCCTGCCGTGTATCGGGCACGCTCTGCAGAACTGCGTGGACTCGGCGCTCCAGCAACCACCCATCCTGCGCACGCTGGCCCGCTGCAAGAGGCTGATGGAGAACGTGTCCTCCTTCCCGGCTCTGAGCGACAAGGTGGGCTCCAGCGAGGTCCTCCACAAGTTCCAGTCCAAGACGTTTCCCGCGGGCAGTGTGAAGTGGTTCAGCACCTACGATCTGCTGCAGAACCTTCAGGACCATCGTTCATTCCTGGATGGTGTGAGCCAAGAGCTCCAGGGTGAGGGGTTGGGTCTGAGAGACGAGGACTGGCAGGTGGTCCAGGAGATCACGGGCATCCTGAAGCCCCTGGCCATCGCCACGTCCACCTTGACCAAGGAACGTTTCTCCAGCCTGTCGCTGGTGAAGCCGGTGGTGACCAGCCTGATCTACAAGCACCTGGCCACTAACGAGGGCGACTCGGAACTGGCCCACGACATCAAGCAGGCCATCCGCACCGACCTTGACCAGTGGTACGCTGACCGCGAGGTCAACCGCGTGCTCAACCTGGCCTGCGCTCTGGACCCGCGCTTCCGCGGCTTGGACTTCCTCAGTCAGGTAGAGAAGGTGGAGACCTTCCATGCCCTGAGGCAGGAGACCGCTCAGCTGGCCAGACTCCAGCCGCAACCGGGTGACCCCGAGATGTCCAGCTGCGGCCCCGAGCCGGCCAAGAGGCCCCGGCCGGACTCTGGCATCGAGTTCCTGCTGGGCGACCTGTGCAATGTGAGGAGCGCCTCGGTCAACTCGGTCAACCAGCAAGCGGAGCAGGAGATCAGCGGCTTCCAGACCAGCGAAGCGGCCGCACTCTGCCAGGACCCCCTGCAGTGGTGGAAGGCCCACCACACCCAGTACCCGCTCCTCGCCACTGCCGCGCGCAAGCTGCTGGCCGTGCCCGCCACCGCCGTGCCCGGCACGTGGATCTTCACCCAAGCCGGCCAGGACGTCTACGGCAAGCGCTCAGACCTGGCGCCGGAACACGTGGACATGCTGGTGTTTATGCACGGAAACCACACATCAGCTTAA
- the LOC116966909 gene encoding zinc finger BED domain-containing protein 1-like isoform X1, with product MSWREMQVGDEACAQLEDELLFCEECRLYFRDSCPHHGAPTFVPDRMVLVCEPSRALRTLPEGLAVKERPQGGLGVWCTVTVVPRGCIFGPFDGDVLTDRNDCTVYSWALRENGSYYYMDASDETKANWMRYVACASSEEEHNMTVFQYRGKIYYRACQTIAAGNELLVWIGEEYARTLGLKLGEHFKYEFGEKELLMKLFQDLQTKVPKEMSSHKKAQGQRNCRDFVASIIQTHESSLRREVPGGALREGTRNNLVSLGRAQSRYWTFFGFQGDTLGRILDKTKIICKLCGVRLSYSGNTTNLRQHLIYKHRQEYNQLVGVTPATQKETQDHPARTPMVMTTPVGRTTRAISDFIVTDLLPLRTIEGEGFVQMMSVLEPTYKIPTVAFFAQTVLRDMYAQAKLRVMDSMKSQRHCTVSIDLWKHEQSRSYVTVSAHQVDSAFDLRNYVLSTRAVGEEGAAEKVRAALLDVANEWSIGERTWLSVMASNVDVRMAVTKLGWKTLPCIGHALQNCVDSALQQPPILRTLARCKRLMENVSSFPALSDKVGSSEVLHKFQSKTFPAGSVKWFSTYDLLQNLQDHRSFLDGVSQELQGEGLGLRDEDWQVVQEITGILKPLAIATSTLTKERFSSLSLVKPVVTSLIYKHLATNEGDSELAHDIKQAIRTDLDQWYADREVNRVLNLACALDPRFRGLDFLSQVEKVETFHALRQETAQLARLQPQPGDPEMSSCGPEPAKRPRPDSGIEFLLGDLCNVRSASVNSVNQQAEQEISGFQTSEAAALCQDPLQWWKAHHTQYPLLATAARKLLAVPATAVPGTWIFTQAGQDVYGKRSDLAPEHVDMLVFMHGNHTSA from the exons ATGAG CTGGCGGGAGATGCAGGTGGGTGACGAGGCTTGCGCTCAGCTCGAGGATGAGCTGCTCT TCTGTGAAGAATGCCGGCTCTACTTCCGGGACTCGTGCCCACACCACGGAGCGCCCACGTTCGTGCCGGACAGGATGGTCCTGGTGTGCGAGCCGTCCCGAGCCCTGCGTACACTGCCCGAGGGGCTGGCGGTCAAGGAGCGGCCGCAGGGCGGTCTCGGCGTCTGGTGCACGGTCACTGTCGTCCCGCGTGGCTGCATTTTCGGCCCGTTCGATGGAGACGTGCTGACAGACAGGAACGACTGCACGGTGTACTCCTGGGCG TTACGAGAAAATGGATCCTATTATTACATGGACGCTTCCGATGAGACAAAAGCCAACTGGATGAG ATACGTGGCCTGTGCGTCTAGTGAAGAGGAACATAATATGACGGTGTTCCAGTATCGTGGCAAAATCTACTACCGTGCCTGCCAGACCATCGCCGCTGGCAATGAGCTCCTGGTGTGGATCGGTGAGGAATACGCCAGGACCTTGGGGCTGAAGTTGG GTGAACATTTTAAGTATGAGTTTGGAGAGAAAGAGCTGCTTATGAAGTTGTTTCAGGACCTCCAAACCAAGGTTCCCAAAGAGATGTCAAGCCACAAGAAAGCCCAAGGGCAGCGTAACTGCAGGGACTTTGTGGCCTCCATCATCCAAACCCACGAGAGCAGCCTGAGGCGAGAGGTCCCTGGCGGAGCTCTGCGGGAGGGCACGCGGAACAACCTGGTCAGCCTGGGCCGAGCGCAGAGCCGTTACTGGACCTTCTTCGGTTTCCAGGGAGACACCTTGGGCCGCATCTTGGACAAGACCAAGATCATCTGCAAGCTGTGCGGGGTGAGGTTGTCATACAGTGGCAACACCACCAACTTGAGGCAGCACCTGATCTACAAGCACAGGCAAGAGTACAACCAGCTGGTGGGTGTGACGCCCGCAACGCAGAAGGAGACCCAGGACCACCCGGCCAGGACCCCCATGGTGATGACCACCCCTGTCGGGAGAACCACCAGGGCCATCTCAGATTTCATTGTGACCGACCTTCTGCCGCTGAGGACCATCGAGGGGGAGGGTTTTGTCCAGATGATGAGCGTGTTGGAGCCCACCTACAAGATCCCCACCGTGGCCTTCTTTGCCCAGACAGTGCTCCGGGACATGTACGCCCAGGCCAAGCTGAGGGTGATGGACTCCATGAAGTCGCAGAGGCACTGCACAGTCAGCATTGACCTGTGGAAGCACGAGCAGTCTCGCTCCTACGTCACGGTCAGTGCCCACCAGGTGGACAGCGCCTTTGACCTCAGGAACTACGTGCTGTCCACCCGCGCGGTGGGCGAGGAGGGCGCGGCGGAGAAGGTCCGTGCGGCGCTGCTGGATGTGGCCAACGAGTGGAGCATCGGGGAGCGCACCTGGCTCTCCGTCATGGCCAGCAACGTGGACGTCAGGATGGCGGTCACCAAACTGGGCTGGAAGACCCTGCCGTGTATCGGGCACGCTCTGCAGAACTGCGTGGACTCGGCGCTCCAGCAACCACCCATCCTGCGCACGCTGGCCCGCTGCAAGAGGCTGATGGAGAACGTGTCCTCCTTCCCGGCTCTGAGCGACAAGGTGGGCTCCAGCGAGGTCCTCCACAAGTTCCAGTCCAAGACGTTTCCCGCGGGCAGTGTGAAGTGGTTCAGCACCTACGATCTGCTGCAGAACCTTCAGGACCATCGTTCATTCCTGGATGGTGTGAGCCAAGAGCTCCAGGGTGAGGGGTTGGGTCTGAGAGACGAGGACTGGCAGGTGGTCCAGGAGATCACGGGCATCCTGAAGCCCCTGGCCATCGCCACGTCCACCTTGACCAAGGAACGTTTCTCCAGCCTGTCGCTGGTGAAGCCGGTGGTGACCAGCCTGATCTACAAGCACCTGGCCACTAACGAGGGCGACTCGGAACTGGCCCACGACATCAAGCAGGCCATCCGCACCGACCTTGACCAGTGGTACGCTGACCGCGAGGTCAACCGCGTGCTCAACCTGGCCTGCGCTCTGGACCCGCGCTTCCGCGGCTTGGACTTCCTCAGTCAGGTAGAGAAGGTGGAGACCTTCCATGCCCTGAGGCAGGAGACCGCTCAGCTGGCCAGACTCCAGCCGCAACCGGGTGACCCCGAGATGTCCAGCTGCGGCCCCGAGCCGGCCAAGAGGCCCCGGCCGGACTCTGGCATCGAGTTCCTGCTGGGCGACCTGTGCAATGTGAGGAGCGCCTCGGTCAACTCGGTCAACCAGCAAGCGGAGCAGGAGATCAGCGGCTTCCAGACCAGCGAAGCGGCCGCACTCTGCCAGGACCCCCTGCAGTGGTGGAAGGCCCACCACACCCAGTACCCGCTCCTCGCCACTGCCGCGCGCAAGCTGCTGGCCGTGCCCGCCACCGCCGTGCCCGGCACGTGGATCTTCACCCAAGCCGGCCAGGACGTCTACGGCAAGCGCTCAGACCTGGCGCCGGAACACGTGGACATGCTGGTGTTTATGCACGGAAACCACACATCAGCTTAA
- the LOC116966909 gene encoding zinc finger BED domain-containing protein 1-like isoform X2, with translation MQVGDEACAQLEDELLFCEECRLYFRDSCPHHGAPTFVPDRMVLVCEPSRALRTLPEGLAVKERPQGGLGVWCTVTVVPRGCIFGPFDGDVLTDRNDCTVYSWALRENGSYYYMDASDETKANWMRYVACASSEEEHNMTVFQYRGKIYYRACQTIAAGNELLVWIGEEYARTLGLKLGEHFKYEFGEKELLMKLFQDLQTKVPKEMSSHKKAQGQRNCRDFVASIIQTHESSLRREVPGGALREGTRNNLVSLGRAQSRYWTFFGFQGDTLGRILDKTKIICKLCGVRLSYSGNTTNLRQHLIYKHRQEYNQLVGVTPATQKETQDHPARTPMVMTTPVGRTTRAISDFIVTDLLPLRTIEGEGFVQMMSVLEPTYKIPTVAFFAQTVLRDMYAQAKLRVMDSMKSQRHCTVSIDLWKHEQSRSYVTVSAHQVDSAFDLRNYVLSTRAVGEEGAAEKVRAALLDVANEWSIGERTWLSVMASNVDVRMAVTKLGWKTLPCIGHALQNCVDSALQQPPILRTLARCKRLMENVSSFPALSDKVGSSEVLHKFQSKTFPAGSVKWFSTYDLLQNLQDHRSFLDGVSQELQGEGLGLRDEDWQVVQEITGILKPLAIATSTLTKERFSSLSLVKPVVTSLIYKHLATNEGDSELAHDIKQAIRTDLDQWYADREVNRVLNLACALDPRFRGLDFLSQVEKVETFHALRQETAQLARLQPQPGDPEMSSCGPEPAKRPRPDSGIEFLLGDLCNVRSASVNSVNQQAEQEISGFQTSEAAALCQDPLQWWKAHHTQYPLLATAARKLLAVPATAVPGTWIFTQAGQDVYGKRSDLAPEHVDMLVFMHGNHTSA, from the exons ATGCAGGTGGGTGACGAGGCTTGCGCTCAGCTCGAGGATGAGCTGCTCT TCTGTGAAGAATGCCGGCTCTACTTCCGGGACTCGTGCCCACACCACGGAGCGCCCACGTTCGTGCCGGACAGGATGGTCCTGGTGTGCGAGCCGTCCCGAGCCCTGCGTACACTGCCCGAGGGGCTGGCGGTCAAGGAGCGGCCGCAGGGCGGTCTCGGCGTCTGGTGCACGGTCACTGTCGTCCCGCGTGGCTGCATTTTCGGCCCGTTCGATGGAGACGTGCTGACAGACAGGAACGACTGCACGGTGTACTCCTGGGCG TTACGAGAAAATGGATCCTATTATTACATGGACGCTTCCGATGAGACAAAAGCCAACTGGATGAG ATACGTGGCCTGTGCGTCTAGTGAAGAGGAACATAATATGACGGTGTTCCAGTATCGTGGCAAAATCTACTACCGTGCCTGCCAGACCATCGCCGCTGGCAATGAGCTCCTGGTGTGGATCGGTGAGGAATACGCCAGGACCTTGGGGCTGAAGTTGG GTGAACATTTTAAGTATGAGTTTGGAGAGAAAGAGCTGCTTATGAAGTTGTTTCAGGACCTCCAAACCAAGGTTCCCAAAGAGATGTCAAGCCACAAGAAAGCCCAAGGGCAGCGTAACTGCAGGGACTTTGTGGCCTCCATCATCCAAACCCACGAGAGCAGCCTGAGGCGAGAGGTCCCTGGCGGAGCTCTGCGGGAGGGCACGCGGAACAACCTGGTCAGCCTGGGCCGAGCGCAGAGCCGTTACTGGACCTTCTTCGGTTTCCAGGGAGACACCTTGGGCCGCATCTTGGACAAGACCAAGATCATCTGCAAGCTGTGCGGGGTGAGGTTGTCATACAGTGGCAACACCACCAACTTGAGGCAGCACCTGATCTACAAGCACAGGCAAGAGTACAACCAGCTGGTGGGTGTGACGCCCGCAACGCAGAAGGAGACCCAGGACCACCCGGCCAGGACCCCCATGGTGATGACCACCCCTGTCGGGAGAACCACCAGGGCCATCTCAGATTTCATTGTGACCGACCTTCTGCCGCTGAGGACCATCGAGGGGGAGGGTTTTGTCCAGATGATGAGCGTGTTGGAGCCCACCTACAAGATCCCCACCGTGGCCTTCTTTGCCCAGACAGTGCTCCGGGACATGTACGCCCAGGCCAAGCTGAGGGTGATGGACTCCATGAAGTCGCAGAGGCACTGCACAGTCAGCATTGACCTGTGGAAGCACGAGCAGTCTCGCTCCTACGTCACGGTCAGTGCCCACCAGGTGGACAGCGCCTTTGACCTCAGGAACTACGTGCTGTCCACCCGCGCGGTGGGCGAGGAGGGCGCGGCGGAGAAGGTCCGTGCGGCGCTGCTGGATGTGGCCAACGAGTGGAGCATCGGGGAGCGCACCTGGCTCTCCGTCATGGCCAGCAACGTGGACGTCAGGATGGCGGTCACCAAACTGGGCTGGAAGACCCTGCCGTGTATCGGGCACGCTCTGCAGAACTGCGTGGACTCGGCGCTCCAGCAACCACCCATCCTGCGCACGCTGGCCCGCTGCAAGAGGCTGATGGAGAACGTGTCCTCCTTCCCGGCTCTGAGCGACAAGGTGGGCTCCAGCGAGGTCCTCCACAAGTTCCAGTCCAAGACGTTTCCCGCGGGCAGTGTGAAGTGGTTCAGCACCTACGATCTGCTGCAGAACCTTCAGGACCATCGTTCATTCCTGGATGGTGTGAGCCAAGAGCTCCAGGGTGAGGGGTTGGGTCTGAGAGACGAGGACTGGCAGGTGGTCCAGGAGATCACGGGCATCCTGAAGCCCCTGGCCATCGCCACGTCCACCTTGACCAAGGAACGTTTCTCCAGCCTGTCGCTGGTGAAGCCGGTGGTGACCAGCCTGATCTACAAGCACCTGGCCACTAACGAGGGCGACTCGGAACTGGCCCACGACATCAAGCAGGCCATCCGCACCGACCTTGACCAGTGGTACGCTGACCGCGAGGTCAACCGCGTGCTCAACCTGGCCTGCGCTCTGGACCCGCGCTTCCGCGGCTTGGACTTCCTCAGTCAGGTAGAGAAGGTGGAGACCTTCCATGCCCTGAGGCAGGAGACCGCTCAGCTGGCCAGACTCCAGCCGCAACCGGGTGACCCCGAGATGTCCAGCTGCGGCCCCGAGCCGGCCAAGAGGCCCCGGCCGGACTCTGGCATCGAGTTCCTGCTGGGCGACCTGTGCAATGTGAGGAGCGCCTCGGTCAACTCGGTCAACCAGCAAGCGGAGCAGGAGATCAGCGGCTTCCAGACCAGCGAAGCGGCCGCACTCTGCCAGGACCCCCTGCAGTGGTGGAAGGCCCACCACACCCAGTACCCGCTCCTCGCCACTGCCGCGCGCAAGCTGCTGGCCGTGCCCGCCACCGCCGTGCCCGGCACGTGGATCTTCACCCAAGCCGGCCAGGACGTCTACGGCAAGCGCTCAGACCTGGCGCCGGAACACGTGGACATGCTGGTGTTTATGCACGGAAACCACACATCAGCTTAA